In one window of Mesorhizobium sp. B2-1-1 DNA:
- the rpoZ gene encoding DNA-directed RNA polymerase subunit omega produces the protein MARVTVEDCIDKVDNRFELVLLAGHRARQISQGAQITVPRDNDKNPVIALREIADETLSPDDLKEDLIHSLQKHVEVDEPEADGEAIADQTGAAVTAADTDDAEDNIAFDRMTEEDLLAGIEGLVPPEKSDDY, from the coding sequence ATGGCCCGCGTAACCGTTGAAGATTGCATCGACAAGGTCGACAACCGCTTCGAACTGGTGCTTCTGGCCGGCCACCGTGCTCGTCAGATCAGCCAGGGCGCGCAGATCACCGTCCCGCGCGACAATGACAAGAACCCGGTCATCGCACTGCGCGAGATCGCCGACGAGACGTTGTCGCCGGACGACCTCAAGGAAGACCTGATCCATTCGCTGCAGAAGCATGTCGAGGTCGACGAGCCCGAAGCCGATGGCGAGGCGATCGCCGATCAGACCGGCGCCGCCGTCACGGCCGCCGATACCGATGATGCCGAGGACAACATCGCCTTCGATCGCATGACCGAGGAAGACCTGCTGGCCGGCATCGAAGGCCTGGTGCCGCCGGAAAAGAGCGACGACTACTAA
- a CDS encoding NYN domain-containing protein: MFDPREKIALFIDGANLYATSRALGFDIDYRKLLSSFQKRGYLLRAYYYTALVEDQEYSSIRPLIDWLDYNGFKVVTKPAKEFTDSTGRRKIKGNMDIELTVDALELADVVDHYVIFSGDGDFRTLVEALQRRGRKVSIVSTMASQPPMISDDLRRQADHFIDLMTLKNEVGRDPSERPVRRPEPAETEEDEY; the protein is encoded by the coding sequence ATGTTCGACCCCCGTGAAAAGATCGCCCTGTTCATCGACGGCGCCAATCTCTACGCCACGTCGCGCGCGCTCGGTTTCGACATCGATTATCGCAAGCTCCTGTCGAGCTTCCAGAAACGCGGCTACCTGCTGCGCGCCTACTATTACACCGCCCTGGTCGAGGATCAGGAATATTCCTCGATCCGGCCGCTGATCGACTGGCTCGACTATAACGGCTTCAAGGTCGTCACCAAGCCGGCCAAGGAATTCACCGATTCGACCGGCCGCCGCAAGATCAAGGGCAACATGGACATCGAATTGACCGTCGATGCGCTGGAACTGGCCGATGTCGTCGACCACTATGTCATCTTCTCCGGGGACGGCGATTTCCGCACGCTGGTCGAGGCGCTGCAGCGGCGCGGGCGCAAGGTGTCGATCGTCTCGACCATGGCCTCGCAGCCGCCGATGATCTCCGACGATCTGCGCCGCCAGGCCGACCATTTCATCGACCTGATGACGCTGAAGAACGAGGTGGGCCGCGATCCTTCCGAAAGGCCGGTGCGCCGACCCGAACCGGCCGAGACGGAAGAGGACGAGTACTGA
- a CDS encoding uracil-DNA glycosylase: MRAAALAAHLAASPEPDRDCPLCPRLHGFIAEWRQREPSWFNAPVPTFLPPEGDDSVRLLIVGLAPGLRGANRTGRPFTGDYAGDLLYGTLIAHGLARGEFKARPDDGLELVGTAITNAVRCVPPENKPVGAEIATCRTFLVPTITRFPNLRAVLTLGSIAHQSTVRALGQRVAAYPFKHGGRQEAGGITLFSSYHCSRYNTNTGVLTEAMFVSVFREIAAFLDS; this comes from the coding sequence CTGAGGGCGGCTGCGTTGGCCGCACATCTGGCCGCCTCCCCGGAACCCGATCGCGATTGCCCGCTCTGTCCACGGCTGCATGGCTTCATTGCCGAGTGGCGGCAACGCGAGCCATCGTGGTTCAACGCGCCGGTTCCGACCTTCCTGCCGCCCGAAGGCGACGATTCGGTCCGGCTGCTGATCGTCGGGCTTGCGCCCGGCCTGCGCGGAGCGAACCGCACGGGCCGGCCTTTCACGGGCGACTATGCCGGCGACCTGCTCTACGGCACGTTGATCGCGCACGGCTTGGCGCGCGGCGAGTTCAAGGCGCGGCCTGACGATGGGTTGGAGCTCGTTGGAACGGCAATCACCAACGCCGTCCGCTGCGTGCCTCCCGAGAACAAGCCTGTGGGCGCCGAGATCGCCACCTGCCGGACTTTCCTTGTGCCGACGATCACACGGTTTCCCAATTTGCGGGCCGTGCTGACACTTGGTTCGATCGCGCACCAGTCGACCGTGCGGGCACTGGGCCAGCGCGTCGCCGCCTATCCCTTCAAGCATGGCGGGCGGCAGGAGGCCGGGGGCATCACGCTGTTTTCCAGCTATCACTGCTCGCGCTACAACACCAACACCGGCGTGCTGACCGAAGCGATGTTCGTCAGCGTTTTCAGGGAAATTGCGGCGTTCCTGGATTCGTAG
- a CDS encoding GH25 family lysozyme encodes MKNRIILWGSVSLVFAMLMVAGGFFYFHAFSPDRGKYPVRGIDVSHHQGRIDWRRVAAADIAFAVIKATEGGDHVDDAFATNLREARAAGLAVGAYHFFTFCRPGADQAKNFIAVVPHDQPLLPPVVDIEFGGNCPQRPSPEQLDTELQAFLGPVEAAFGKKAIIYLTDDAATAYAGQIAARPLWLRSLLLEPGRDDWVYWQYHNRGRVEGIVGDVDLNVLQGGQEKLSALFAPAL; translated from the coding sequence TTGAAGAACCGGATCATCCTCTGGGGATCGGTCAGCCTGGTTTTTGCAATGCTCATGGTCGCTGGCGGCTTCTTCTATTTCCATGCGTTTTCTCCGGATCGCGGCAAATATCCTGTCAGGGGCATCGACGTTTCGCATCATCAGGGCCGGATCGACTGGCGACGCGTTGCCGCCGCCGATATCGCCTTTGCGGTCATCAAGGCGACCGAGGGCGGCGATCATGTCGACGATGCCTTTGCTACCAATCTGCGCGAGGCTCGTGCTGCCGGGCTCGCTGTCGGCGCCTATCACTTTTTCACCTTCTGCCGGCCGGGCGCCGACCAGGCGAAGAATTTCATCGCCGTGGTGCCGCACGACCAGCCTTTGCTGCCGCCGGTTGTCGACATCGAGTTCGGCGGCAATTGCCCGCAGCGTCCTTCGCCCGAACAACTCGACACCGAACTCCAGGCCTTCCTCGGTCCCGTTGAAGCCGCCTTTGGCAAGAAAGCCATCATCTATCTGACCGACGATGCAGCAACGGCCTATGCAGGACAGATCGCCGCCCGTCCGCTCTGGCTTCGCTCACTGCTGCTCGAGCCGGGTCGCGACGATTGGGTCTACTGGCAGTACCACAACAGGGGCCGCGTCGAGGGCATCGTCGGTGACGTCGACCTGAACGTCCTGCAAGGCGGTCAGGAGAAACTGTCCGCATTGTTCGCGCCGGCGTTGTAA
- the smpB gene encoding SsrA-binding protein SmpB: MNQVRKADPNNKTVAENRKARFSYEVLDTIEAGLVLTGTEVKSLRQGQANIQDSYASVEGGEIWLINSYLPEYLQANRFNHEPRRRRKLLLNKREMARLSQSVDREGMTLVPLKIYFNDQGRAKLLLAVGRGKKLHDKRETEKQRDWSREKGRLLKERG, from the coding sequence ATGAATCAAGTCAGAAAAGCCGATCCCAACAACAAGACCGTTGCGGAAAACCGCAAGGCGCGGTTTTCCTATGAGGTGCTCGACACGATCGAGGCCGGCCTGGTGCTGACCGGCACCGAGGTCAAGTCGCTGCGCCAGGGCCAGGCCAACATCCAGGACAGCTATGCCTCGGTCGAGGGCGGCGAGATTTGGCTGATCAACTCCTATCTACCGGAATATCTGCAGGCCAACCGCTTCAACCACGAGCCGCGCCGGCGCCGCAAACTGCTGCTCAACAAGCGCGAGATGGCCAGGCTGTCGCAGAGCGTCGACCGCGAAGGCATGACCCTGGTGCCGCTGAAGATCTATTTCAACGACCAGGGCCGGGCCAAGCTGCTGCTCGCCGTAGGTCGCGGCAAGAAGCTGCACGACAAGCGCGAGACGGAAAAGCAGCGCGACTGGTCGCGTGAGAAGGGCAGGCTCTTGAAAGAGCGCGGGTGA
- the dapA gene encoding 4-hydroxy-tetrahydrodipicolinate synthase: protein MLRGSLTALVTPFEKSGRFDEKAFRAFVDWQLAEGTTGLVPVGTTGESPTLSHDEHRQVVKVCIEAARGRAPVVAGAGSNNTAEAIGLVQYAEQAGADAALVVTPYYNKPTQRGLYEHFAAVARATKLPIIIYNIPPRSVIDMMPETMGRLAHDFKNIVGVKDATGKVERVSEQRMTCGKDFIQLSGEDASALGFNAHGGVGCISVTANVAPRLCAEFQEATLSGDSAKALELQDRLLPLHKAIFIEPGVSGAKYALSKLGKVENVLRSPLVTVEQSTAEKIDAAMKHAGLIN, encoded by the coding sequence ATGCTGAGAGGCTCGCTGACCGCGCTCGTGACACCGTTCGAAAAGAGCGGGCGTTTCGACGAGAAAGCCTTTCGCGCCTTTGTCGACTGGCAACTTGCGGAGGGCACGACAGGCCTTGTTCCCGTTGGCACCACCGGCGAGTCGCCGACGCTGTCGCATGACGAGCATCGTCAGGTGGTCAAGGTCTGCATCGAGGCGGCCAGGGGCCGCGCTCCGGTCGTCGCCGGCGCTGGCTCCAACAACACCGCGGAAGCGATCGGCCTGGTCCAATATGCCGAACAGGCAGGCGCCGATGCTGCACTTGTCGTCACTCCCTACTACAACAAGCCGACGCAGCGCGGGCTCTATGAGCACTTCGCCGCCGTCGCCAGGGCAACCAAGCTGCCGATCATCATCTACAACATCCCGCCGCGGTCGGTCATCGACATGATGCCGGAGACGATGGGCCGGCTGGCGCACGACTTCAAGAATATCGTCGGCGTCAAGGACGCGACCGGCAAGGTCGAACGGGTTTCCGAGCAGCGTATGACCTGCGGCAAGGATTTCATCCAGCTTTCCGGCGAAGATGCATCCGCGCTCGGCTTCAACGCGCATGGCGGTGTCGGCTGTATCTCGGTGACGGCCAACGTCGCGCCGCGGCTTTGTGCCGAATTCCAGGAGGCGACGCTGTCCGGCGACAGCGCCAAGGCGCTGGAATTGCAGGATCGCTTGCTGCCGCTGCACAAGGCGATCTTTATCGAACCCGGCGTGTCCGGCGCCAAATATGCGCTTTCAAAGCTCGGCAAGGTCGAGAACGTGCTGCGCTCGCCGCTGGTCACGGTCGAACAATCGACGGCCGAAAAGATCGACGCGGCGATGAAGCACGCCGGCTTGATAAATTAG
- a CDS encoding lytic transglycosylase domain-containing protein produces MPTRRPHLFALLGAVVALMPEMAIGGSVDVQLTSAIPIPGMQGSQDAGPRDTAPSPSIVQLKSGLDALAAGDIPGARAARDALPARSLDQHILAWAIALYGGDKVPSGDIAAAAKMLPNWPGTTALRKNSERALYRENPAPDIVVQAFDGSQPQTFEGVMLLARAYVALGKAEAARSVLVPFWRTAILEAKDETALIKEFGGLIPAADHRFRMERMFYADRVGAAQRVAGPAQAEQLATAWAAADKGDKNTPKLLKAVPASQRSAGYFFAQAEYLRKQDNIADAAAIVMKAPTDREALVDPDAWWVERRVLSRELVDKGDMKAAYRIVAMHAAESTANAAEAEFHAGWYALRGLNDPRLAATHFARIADLAQGPMTLSRAYYWLGRAAEVGGPGNAKDYFARAAAYGTTFYGQLAAERIGRPALNIAYPTPSAADRQSFVGREAVAAIKRLQEAGYDRYAETLYRDLAGQLTSPGELALLAVLAEKQGNHFMSLKIGKIAGARGIDVGALSHPLGVIPDSADISGSGKALAYAIARQESEFNIGAISSAGARGLLQLMPATAKQLAKKAGLQFSQARLTTDAGYNATLGSAFLGQQLDRFNGSYVLTFAGYNAGPSRAAQWVAKYGDPRGKDIDAVVDWIERIPYTETRSYVQRVMENYEVYKMRISGKYDIVGDLVNGRS; encoded by the coding sequence ATGCCGACTAGGCGGCCTCATCTTTTCGCGCTCCTGGGCGCGGTCGTCGCGCTGATGCCGGAGATGGCGATCGGCGGCAGCGTCGACGTGCAGTTGACATCGGCCATTCCGATACCCGGCATGCAAGGCTCGCAAGATGCGGGTCCACGCGATACGGCCCCCTCTCCCAGCATCGTGCAGTTGAAGAGCGGTCTGGACGCACTGGCGGCGGGCGACATTCCCGGTGCCCGCGCCGCACGCGATGCCCTTCCCGCCCGTTCGCTCGACCAGCACATCCTTGCCTGGGCAATCGCGCTTTATGGCGGCGACAAGGTGCCGAGCGGCGACATTGCGGCCGCAGCGAAAATGCTGCCCAACTGGCCGGGGACAACCGCGCTGCGCAAGAACAGCGAACGCGCACTCTATCGCGAGAACCCCGCCCCCGACATCGTTGTGCAAGCGTTCGACGGCAGCCAGCCGCAGACATTCGAAGGCGTGATGCTTCTTGCCCGCGCCTATGTGGCCCTGGGCAAGGCAGAGGCGGCGCGTTCGGTGCTGGTGCCGTTCTGGCGCACCGCGATCCTGGAGGCCAAGGACGAGACAGCGCTGATCAAGGAGTTCGGCGGGCTGATCCCGGCCGCCGATCACCGATTCCGTATGGAGCGCATGTTCTACGCCGACCGGGTCGGCGCGGCGCAGCGCGTCGCCGGCCCGGCGCAAGCGGAGCAACTGGCCACCGCCTGGGCGGCGGCCGACAAGGGCGACAAGAACACCCCCAAGCTGCTCAAGGCGGTGCCGGCTTCACAGCGTTCTGCCGGCTATTTCTTCGCGCAAGCCGAATATCTGCGCAAGCAAGACAATATTGCCGACGCCGCCGCCATCGTGATGAAGGCGCCGACGGATCGCGAAGCGCTGGTCGACCCGGATGCCTGGTGGGTGGAGCGCCGGGTACTGTCGCGCGAGCTGGTCGACAAGGGTGACATGAAAGCCGCCTACAGGATCGTCGCCATGCATGCGGCCGAAAGCACAGCGAACGCCGCCGAAGCCGAATTCCATGCCGGCTGGTACGCGCTGCGCGGTCTGAACGATCCCAGGCTTGCCGCAACACATTTCGCGCGCATCGCCGACCTTGCGCAGGGGCCGATGACATTGTCGCGCGCCTATTACTGGCTCGGCCGCGCCGCCGAAGTTGGTGGCCCGGGTAACGCAAAGGACTATTTTGCGCGCGCGGCGGCCTACGGCACGACATTCTACGGCCAGCTCGCCGCCGAGCGCATTGGTCGCCCGGCGCTGAACATCGCCTATCCCACGCCGAGCGCCGCCGATCGCCAGAGTTTCGTCGGCCGCGAAGCCGTCGCCGCCATCAAGCGGTTGCAGGAGGCGGGCTACGACCGCTATGCCGAGACGCTCTATCGTGACCTTGCAGGACAGTTGACCAGCCCGGGCGAACTGGCGCTGCTGGCCGTGCTGGCGGAAAAGCAGGGCAACCACTTCATGTCGCTCAAGATCGGCAAGATCGCCGGCGCGCGTGGCATCGACGTCGGCGCGCTGTCGCATCCTTTGGGGGTCATCCCCGATAGCGCCGATATTTCCGGTTCGGGCAAGGCGCTGGCCTATGCCATCGCCCGCCAGGAAAGCGAATTCAACATCGGCGCCATATCGAGCGCCGGCGCGCGCGGGCTGCTGCAGCTGATGCCGGCAACCGCCAAGCAACTGGCGAAGAAGGCCGGGCTGCAATTCTCGCAGGCACGCCTGACCACCGACGCCGGCTACAATGCGACGCTGGGCTCGGCCTTCCTCGGCCAGCAGCTCGACCGCTTCAACGGCTCCTATGTGCTGACCTTCGCCGGCTACAATGCCGGCCCCAGCCGCGCTGCCCAATGGGTGGCGAAATACGGCGATCCGCGCGGCAAGGACATCGACGCCGTCGTTGACTGGATCGAGCGGATTCCTTACACGGAAACAAGGAGTTACGTACAGCGCGTGATGGAGAACTACGAGGTCTACAAGATGCGCATTTCCGGCAAGTATGACATTGTGGGAGATCTTGTGAACGGGCGGAGTTGA
- a CDS encoding alpha/beta fold hydrolase produces MASEGFSDFFYAGPDGLKLHARIYGDANSRHWPVVCLPGLTRNARDFHELALYLAGKAGSPRKVVAFDYRGRGQSDYDPDVSRYNVGVEAGDILAGLAALGIEEAAFVGTSRGGLIIHVLGALRPAILKAIVLNDIGPVIEPAGLAHIQSYLERKPKPKTFAEAVAAQRRVHGRDFSALADADWERMVLALYRETDQGLLPDFDPKLVDTVANLDLMQPLPALWPQFDALSALPMLAIRGANSSLLSVGTQRQMRERHPAMQTITVEGQGHAPFLETGTLPGDIAAFLDRAERLPTRL; encoded by the coding sequence ATGGCGAGCGAAGGTTTCTCCGATTTCTTCTACGCGGGGCCCGATGGGCTGAAGCTCCATGCCCGGATCTATGGCGACGCAAATTCGCGACATTGGCCAGTCGTCTGCCTGCCCGGCCTCACCCGTAATGCACGCGACTTCCACGAACTCGCGCTCTATTTGGCCGGCAAAGCGGGAAGCCCGCGCAAGGTCGTCGCCTTTGACTATCGCGGCCGCGGGCAGTCCGATTATGATCCCGATGTCAGCCGCTATAATGTCGGCGTCGAAGCCGGCGACATTCTTGCCGGACTGGCGGCATTGGGAATCGAGGAAGCCGCCTTCGTCGGCACCTCGCGCGGCGGCCTGATCATTCACGTCCTGGGTGCGCTGCGGCCGGCCATATTGAAAGCGATCGTGCTGAACGATATCGGACCGGTGATCGAGCCGGCCGGCCTTGCCCATATCCAGTCGTATCTCGAACGCAAACCGAAGCCGAAGACCTTCGCCGAAGCAGTGGCAGCCCAGCGCCGCGTTCACGGCCGGGATTTTTCAGCGCTCGCCGATGCGGACTGGGAGCGCATGGTGCTGGCGCTCTACCGCGAAACGGATCAGGGCCTGCTGCCGGATTTCGACCCGAAGCTGGTCGACACGGTTGCAAATCTCGACCTGATGCAGCCGCTGCCGGCGCTGTGGCCGCAATTCGACGCCCTGTCGGCCCTTCCCATGCTCGCCATACGCGGCGCCAATTCGAGTTTGCTGTCGGTGGGCACACAGCGGCAGATGCGGGAGCGCCATCCGGCAATGCAGACGATCACCGTCGAAGGCCAGGGTCACGCCCCTTTTCTCGAAACCGGAACCTTGCCGGGCGACATCGCCGCTTTCCTCGACAGAGCCGAGCGGCTGCCGACTCGCCTTTAA
- a CDS encoding tyrosine-type recombinase/integrase: MMTTEAIQEGEPSDHFSMFSSQNSKFNYTYNKIREVKSHRVGDLFSAYRDILWDDGRHKYNVSSFIGEIDEILLGERFSAFDQSTLDNLIGTLRQRGNSNATINRKMAALSKLLRKAYKMGDIHSLPEFRRQKERSGRIRFLERDEEARLFAAIRSRSEDAYRLSVFLVDTGCRLGEALGLIWNDIQEHRVSFWITKSGRSRTIPMTERVKEVIKLPPGEGRRPKGPFTTFSQAQYRAIWNDAKAEVGLAADDQVVPHILRHTCASRLVQGGIDIRRVQMWLGHQTLSMTMRYAHLATNDLDGCVTVLEVPRSGGVDSMKAAPEPSPRAAARGASDEPPAVKTPAKAMKKASKSR, from the coding sequence ATGATGACGACCGAAGCGATTCAAGAGGGCGAGCCCTCCGATCATTTTTCGATGTTTTCTTCTCAGAATTCAAAGTTTAACTACACCTACAATAAAATACGAGAAGTAAAGTCGCATAGGGTTGGAGATCTTTTTTCGGCATATCGAGACATATTGTGGGATGATGGGCGGCATAAATACAATGTCAGCTCGTTCATCGGCGAGATAGACGAGATTCTGCTCGGGGAGCGTTTCAGCGCCTTTGATCAGAGTACCCTGGACAACCTTATCGGCACCTTGCGCCAGCGCGGCAACAGCAACGCAACCATCAATCGAAAGATGGCTGCCCTCAGCAAACTGCTGCGCAAGGCCTACAAGATGGGAGATATCCACAGCCTGCCCGAGTTCCGCCGCCAGAAGGAGCGGTCGGGACGGATTCGTTTCCTTGAAAGGGACGAAGAGGCCAGGCTGTTCGCCGCCATCAGGAGCCGCAGCGAGGATGCTTATCGGCTTTCCGTCTTCCTGGTCGACACTGGCTGCCGCCTTGGCGAGGCGCTCGGGCTGATCTGGAACGACATCCAGGAGCATCGCGTCTCCTTCTGGATCACCAAGTCCGGCCGCAGCCGCACCATTCCGATGACCGAGCGTGTCAAGGAAGTGATCAAGCTGCCTCCCGGCGAAGGCCGTCGGCCGAAAGGCCCGTTCACCACATTCAGCCAGGCTCAATACCGTGCCATCTGGAACGATGCGAAGGCCGAAGTCGGTCTGGCCGCCGACGATCAGGTGGTGCCGCACATTCTGCGCCATACCTGCGCCTCGCGTCTTGTCCAGGGTGGCATCGACATCAGGCGCGTGCAGATGTGGCTCGGCCATCAGACCCTGTCGATGACGATGCGCTATGCGCATCTGGCCACCAATGACCTCGACGGCTGCGTCACCGTGCTGGAAGTACCCCGGTCTGGCGGCGTCGACAGCATGAAGGCAGCGCCCGAACCGTCGCCTCGTGCTGCGGCGCGCGGTGCGTCAGACGAACCGCCTGCCGTGAAGACCCCGGCTAAGGCAATGAAGAAGGCCTCAAAGTCCCGATAA
- a CDS encoding porin yields the protein MNIKSLLLGSAAALIAVSGARAADAVVVAEPEPAEYVKICDVYGAGYFYIPGTETCLRIGGYIRYDIGGGDVGTFNGSKTADHQDGSVNDTWHKNARFTLKTWTGQETELGTLKTYTETRFNFGNDNAIEFANTAHNKDVSLNFAWIQLGGLRVGKDESAFDTFVGYAGNVIQDTLVPYGDFDTNVVQYYFDAGNGFSAVVSLEEGAGVVGTIDSYVPHVVGGLKWTQGWGAISGVVAYDSNYEEVAGKVRLDVNVNDALSLWVMGGYGTDDNLNDDAGNVIDAHGRGFYKQWGGNWAVWGGGTYKFNEKTSFNAQVSYDDWKNLGIAANIAYDVVPGFTVTAEVDYLNAGRFDDADFSNWTGADKKSSIGGILRFQRSF from the coding sequence ATGAACATCAAGAGCCTTCTTCTCGGCTCCGCTGCGGCCCTGATCGCAGTTTCCGGTGCGCGCGCCGCCGACGCCGTCGTCGTCGCCGAGCCGGAGCCCGCTGAATACGTCAAGATTTGCGACGTCTACGGCGCTGGCTACTTCTACATCCCCGGCACCGAGACCTGCCTGCGCATCGGCGGCTACATCCGTTATGACATCGGCGGCGGCGACGTCGGCACGTTCAACGGTTCGAAGACTGCGGACCACCAGGACGGCTCGGTAAATGACACCTGGCACAAAAATGCCCGCTTCACGCTGAAGACCTGGACCGGCCAGGAAACCGAGCTCGGCACCTTGAAGACCTACACCGAGACCCGCTTCAACTTCGGCAACGACAACGCCATCGAGTTCGCCAACACCGCCCACAACAAGGACGTCTCGCTGAACTTCGCCTGGATCCAGCTCGGTGGCCTGCGCGTCGGTAAGGACGAATCGGCCTTCGATACGTTCGTCGGCTACGCCGGCAACGTCATCCAGGATACGCTGGTTCCTTATGGTGACTTCGACACCAACGTCGTCCAGTACTACTTCGACGCGGGCAATGGCTTCTCGGCCGTGGTCTCGCTCGAAGAAGGCGCGGGCGTTGTCGGCACGATCGACAGCTACGTTCCGCATGTCGTCGGCGGTCTGAAGTGGACGCAGGGCTGGGGCGCCATCAGCGGTGTCGTCGCTTATGACAGCAACTACGAAGAAGTTGCCGGCAAGGTTCGCTTGGACGTGAACGTCAACGACGCACTGTCGCTGTGGGTCATGGGCGGCTACGGCACTGATGACAACCTCAACGACGACGCGGGCAATGTTATCGACGCTCATGGTCGCGGTTTCTACAAGCAGTGGGGCGGCAACTGGGCTGTCTGGGGCGGCGGTACCTACAAGTTCAACGAGAAGACCTCGTTCAACGCGCAGGTGTCGTATGACGATTGGAAGAACCTGGGCATCGCGGCGAACATCGCCTACGACGTCGTCCCGGGCTTCACGGTCACGGCCGAAGTCGACTACCTCAATGCAGGCAGGTTCGACGACGCCGACTTCTCGAACTGGACCGGCGCCGACAAGAAGAGCAGCATCGGCGGTATCCTCCGCTTCCAGCGCTCGTTCTAA
- a CDS encoding GIY-YIG nuclease family protein, with amino-acid sequence MWYVYLLESKTADGERYVGITSDLKRRLAEHNHGKSSHTSKFLPWQIVTYVAFSNQAKATSLSVISNPVPGTPSPANVCGECPFLVKKPRDSRKNAAIPIVCCKNTHHQNGCFVRF; translated from the coding sequence GTGTGGTATGTATACCTGCTGGAAAGCAAGACTGCCGACGGTGAGCGTTATGTCGGCATCACGTCCGACTTGAAGCGACGGCTTGCCGAGCACAATCACGGAAAATCCAGTCACACATCCAAGTTCCTGCCATGGCAGATCGTCACCTATGTGGCGTTCTCGAATCAAGCCAAGGCGACTTCATTGAGCGTTATCTCAAATCCGGTTCCGGGCACGCCTTCGCCAGCAAACGTCTGTGGTGAATGCCCCTTCCTTGTGAAAAAACCCAGGGATTCCCGGAAAAACGCAGCAATACCAATTGTTTGCTGCAAAAACACGCACCACCAAAACGGTTGTTTCGTTCGATTCTGA
- a CDS encoding porin produces the protein MNIKSLLLGSAAALIAVSGARAADAVVVAEPEPAEYVKICDVYGAGYFYIPGTETCLRVGGYVRYDIGVGDTGSFDGAKAADHQDGDDHNTYYKNTRFTLKTWTGQETELGTLKTYTETRFNFGDDNAFDEPINAAHNRDVSLNFAWIQLGGLRVGKDESAFDTFVGYAGNVIQDTLVPYGDFDTNVVQYYFDAGNGFSAVVSLEEGTGTDTIDSYVPHVVGGVKYTQGWGAITGVVAYDSNYEEVAGKVRLDVNVSDALSLFIMGGYGTDDNLNDDAGNFVEAHGRGFYKAWGGNWAVWGGGTYKFNEKTSFNLQVSADDWKNVGVAANVAYDVVPGFTVTAEVDYLHAGRFDDAGFVNPSFTPADKKNSVGGMLRFQRSF, from the coding sequence ATGAACATCAAGAGCCTTCTTCTCGGCTCCGCTGCGGCCCTGATCGCAGTTTCCGGTGCGCGCGCCGCCGACGCCGTCGTCGTCGCCGAGCCGGAGCCCGCTGAATACGTCAAGATTTGCGACGTCTACGGCGCTGGCTACTTCTACATCCCCGGCACCGAGACCTGCCTGCGCGTCGGCGGCTATGTCCGTTACGACATCGGCGTGGGCGACACCGGCTCGTTCGACGGTGCGAAGGCTGCCGATCACCAGGATGGCGACGACCACAACACCTACTACAAGAACACGCGCTTCACGCTGAAGACCTGGACCGGCCAGGAAACCGAACTCGGCACGTTGAAGACCTACACCGAGACCCGCTTCAACTTCGGCGACGACAATGCCTTCGACGAGCCGATCAACGCCGCCCACAACCGGGACGTCTCGCTGAACTTCGCCTGGATCCAGCTCGGTGGTCTCCGGGTTGGTAAGGACGAATCGGCCTTCGATACGTTCGTCGGCTACGCCGGCAACGTCATCCAGGATACGCTGGTTCCTTACGGCGATTTCGACACCAACGTCGTCCAGTACTACTTCGACGCGGGCAATGGCTTCTCGGCCGTGGTCTCGCTCGAAGAAGGCACCGGTACCGACACGATCGACAGCTATGTTCCGCATGTCGTCGGCGGCGTGAAGTATACGCAGGGTTGGGGCGCCATCACCGGCGTCGTCGCTTATGACAGCAATTACGAGGAAGTCGCCGGCAAGGTTCGCTTGGACGTCAATGTCAGCGACGCACTGTCGCTGTTCATCATGGGCGGCTACGGCACCGATGACAACCTCAACGACGACGCCGGCAATTTTGTCGAAGCCCATGGTCGCGGCTTCTACAAGGCGTGGGGCGGCAACTGGGCAGTCTGGGGCGGCGGCACCTACAAGTTCAACGAGAAGACCTCGTTCAACCTTCAGGTGTCTGCTGACGACTGGAAGAACGTCGGCGTTGCGGCGAACGTTGCTTATGACGTCGTTCCCGGCTTCACCGTCACGGCCGAAGTCGACTACCTCCATGCCGGCCGGTTTGACGATGCTGGCTTCGTCAACCCATCGTTTACGCCTGCCGATAAGAAGAACAGCGTCGGCGGCATGCTCCGCTTCCAGCGCTCGTTCTAA